TAAATGGTCATAATTCCTTGTGTTATGCCATACTACGCCatttaaatacaacaaataaCGGTTTGTTTTACTACTCGTAGAAAAAAGATCTGAAGATGGAGAACAGGctttcaaaataagagtcctgCTTCCCACATGTTCAGCCAATGGCAATAATGAGAAAACACTAAATATTGGCACGAAAAATGAATCGGCACGTATCGGTTGACCTCTGATCAGGACAAACGCTTGCGCTAGCGCTAACGCGAGCTACGCACCTGCTTCATCTTGAAGAGCTCGCGGCGAGTGTGTTCGTCGTTGCGCAGATCCTTCTTGTTGCCCACCAGGATTATGGGAACGTTGGGGCAGAAATGCTTGACCTCCGGAGTCCATTTCTCAGGGATGTTCTCTGCGGGGTcagagaggtcagaggtcagcggGCGCAGGGCTAGCGCGAGTGCAGTTAGCGCGAGACTCACCCAGGCTGTCGGGGCTGTCGATGGAGAAGCACATGAGGATGACGTCGGTGTCGGGGTACGAGAGCGGCCGCAGACGATCGTAGTCCTCCTGACCCGCCGTGTCCCACAGCGCTAGTTCCACCTGGAACACCACACGCTAGCGTTAGCACAGCATTAGCATCGCTCGCGCCGCTCGGGCCGCACGCTCCTCACCTGCTTGCTGTCCACCTCGATGTCGGCCACGTAGTTCTCGAAGACGGTGGGCACGTAGACCTCGGGGAACTGGTCTTTGCTGAAGACGATGAGCAGGCAGGTCTTCCCGCACGCGCCGTCGCCCACGATCACCAGCTTCTTACGGATCGCCGCCATCTCTGCGCAACAAGAGTCTCGCGGAGTTATTCGTTATTATATTTCATCACAAAATCACAATCAGGAAATCAAATGACATTTATATTGATGCATATTAGGGCTGCAAACTGATTAATCAAGaataatcgcattcaaaataaaagtttgtttacatactgtgtaatttgtatatttattatgtatatataaatacacacacatgcatgtatacattaaGGAAAAATATGgtagatttatatataaaatatttaatgtaaatcatataagagtataaatatatatacatacaaatatttcttaaattatatacatgtgtgtgtatttatatatacataacacagtacacacatatagtatgtaaacaaacttttattttgaatgtgattaatcgtgattataTATCAcccacatatataatatatacacatacagtatggcGGAAGACGGTAACTCAGAGAAGAATTGTTCgtttcagttgcgttgctgtctgcGGAGgctcagagagctctcggagtTCATCagaaacatcttaatttgtgttctgaagatgaacgaaggtcttatggattttaattaatgacagaattttcattttggggtgaactatccctttaatttgaataaaataaataacagggTTTGTTTTACTATTATTAGACAATATGGAGAGAATgggctttcaaaataaaagtaatgttttaaatgtaaatatacatgttatatttttatatatagaatAAAGCATAGTTTagaatattaatgttttttcatcttgacatttttatgacaaTAAAGCACATTTCCCAATCAAATATCAAAAACTATGAATTAAAAACTATAGTGCTTCATTTTcgttgtttaaatattatcattataatgCAAAGTTTACTTTTTTAGAGATTCGGCATGAAATGATGCTCTTGtattttcatgagattcacccaaaaaacatttaaacctgAAACATTAAACTGTCATAGAAAacgttaaaaatgtattaaaataactgataaaaagtgacagGAATTCAATTAGAGCTTCATATATAAACAGCATACTCTACAACTACTAAAGaagataaacaaaaaaatgaagtgttcacaggtattacaatttaaaaaataaaacagtaaattgCAGTAATTTTTAGcgaaatacagtaaaagtgaCTTACAGAAACGACAGTGGAGGTACAAGAACATACGACAAATACAGGCAACAATTATTCACAAAAGCCTCAAAACGGGCTTCATTTggtattatcatcatcatctaaactttatttttagagGTTTGGGATGAAATGACCTGCTGCTCGTGTGTTTTCATGACCCCAGAAACATTAAAGACACTGTCACTGAAgaattgaaataataaaagtGTCGCGTGAAAACTAACGCACTTTCCTCTGTTTATGTGCGGATTCAAGCTCTTCTCACTCGTTTTAGTTATAAAAGCGGATGTTTACGGTGACATTAATGAATATTACGACACCCAGAGCTTTATTTCTTTTGTACATAAACACGCTCTTGCttttaaaagtttgaatatatgtttATGTCGCAAACCGTCGATGCGAAGCTAACAGGCTACACAAGCGGAAGTGAGCCGCTCTCCTCAGTAAAGACGCTCGAATCCTCGAACACGAACCTCTGTCGGTCCAGAGAAGTTCAGTAACGGTCGCTGATCTCTTAGCAAAAGCGTAATGAAGAGAAAACCGCATTAAATTCGAGCTCACCTTCAGTTCAACTCGACTCGAGTTTTCCGGGTCGCTTCTGTGCGCGCGCCGGAAGCCAGACACAACCAGCCGAGAAGCTACTGAACaacaacccgtcaaaataagaGTCCTCCGCAGACGCGTCAAAATAAGAGTCAGTTCATTCATTAGGTGCTCAAACACAGACACGGTCACAGTTTATAATATCtgatatattatgttatattttattatattaccagtcaaatgtttttgaacagtacgatttttaatgtgttttaatgaagtctcttctgctcacgaagcctgcatttatttgatccaaagtagagcaaaaacagtaaaataattaaaattttaaaataactgttttctattttaatacatttaaaaatttaatttatcaaagctgaattttcagcatcattactgcagtcttcagagtcacatgatcttcagaaatcattctaatattctgctcaacaaacatttattattattattattatgttgaaaaccgcagagtagatttttttcaggtttctttgatgaatagaaagttcagaagaacagtatttatctgaaatagaaatcttttgtaagattataaatatcttttatatcacttttgatcaatttaaagcatccttgctaaataaaaatattaatttcaataatttttccccctcaaaaaagcaaaacaaacaaacaaaatgacacTGACTCCAAGCCTTTGAATGCTGTAGTGTATAATGccacaaaagctttttatttcagatgctgatctttggatctttctattcatcaaagaatccaaaaaatgtactcaactattttaaatattgataataataataataataatactaataataaatgtttctcgagcagcaaatcagcatattattatgatttctgaagatcatgtgacgctgaagactgcagtaatgatgctgaaaatacagctgcgtcacagaaataaattacagtttaacacatattcacacagaaaacagatactttaaatagtaaaaatatttcacaatattagcgcttttgctgtactttggatcaaataaatgcaggcttgctgagcagaagagacttctgtaaaaaaacattacaaatcgaactgttcaaaaacgtttgactggtagtgtacattACATCATTTTATATGATAATATCTTGTATTATAAGATGTTATATGTTCACAGTATTTACAAGAGTTTGCGTTAAGCTCAGTCTTTGGCAGGTTTGGGGTCCTCGGCTTGCCGCTCCTGGTCCGGCGAGGAGCTCGCGCACACCATCCTGGCCTTGACCTTCTTATTAGACGAGATGATGAGGAACGGGCTGAGCGCGGCGTAGCAGGAGGAGAAGAACACCCTCATGTCGGCCACCACCGGAGACACCCGCGGCTCCGTCAGCATGTAGATCCAGATCACGTTATCGATGCCGAAGAACACGGCGTACAGCACCACCAGCATCACCACCGTCTTCGCCGCGCGCGTCTCCATCGAGGCCCCCTGCGAGCGCCGGAGGCCCCGCACCGCCCGGCCGTGCCGGTGGAGCAGCACCAGGATGTAGCCGCTGGAGCCCAGCATCACGCCCACGAAGGCGAAGTCGCGCACCGACACGGCCACCCCGTTGATCACGTAGGACAGGTTATCACGGAAGTCCACGTGGCAGAAGCCCAGGTTGAGCGTGAAGGGCGGGACGGTGCCGTTTCGAGGGGCGACGGAGAAGAGCGGAGCGGCTATGCAGACAGCCATGTTGAGGAACCACAGCGCGGCGAAAGTGGGAACGACGAGCCGCGGGAGCCGGAGCTTCAAGCCGGAGAGCCCCGGAGCCACGGTGGCTGCCTGGAAGACGCTCAGCATGCAGGTGACGCACACGGACAGCGCTCGGGCCACGCGGTACACGTATATGACCACCTTACAGCCAGCGTCGTCCAGCAGGTTCCTCATGCCGAAGAGGGTCATGGTCTGCGGCACGCCGCGggtcagcagcagcagcaggtcGGCGAAGGCCAGGTGGCTCAGGATGGAGTCCACCGGCTGCAGATGAGCCTCGGTCAGAGACATGTGGGCATAGGCCAGCAGCACCAGAGCGTTGGCCAGGATCCCCAGACCCGTCTGCAGGAGGAACGAGACGCCCTTGATGGTCACGCACAGATCCATGTGTGAAGAACGCCCGCTTTGAAGGCTTCCTGAAGTCCAGGGGTGGATATAAACCGCCGAACGCACCCGTGGGAGCCGCCGGAAACCCACTAGAAGACACAAAGGAGCAGTGAGTGTCCACCTGAGGTGCATCCTAATTACTGGAAGCGCTTGTGTGTCTGTCAGCGGCGAGACACATGCTGTACGTTCCTCATTTCATCCGTGTTTATGTTTGTGATGCGCAGTCGATGTATTTCCATTTGAACTCAACTAACGCACTTTGtgacacattaaaaatgtatcgtTTTGTTCTGGAGAGCAGCTGTTGTGTGATTTTCTACTAACGGTGTCCCTCATGAGATGATTAGAAAACATTAGGAGCATTAGCTAATTAAATCTTTGCAAACACGCTGTGTAATGAGGAGGTCTGGGAGGCTTTGGGGCAGGTCTGGGCTGGTCTGTTTTCTGTTGTGGCGTTAATGAGTTTTTCATGTGCTGTGATATCAGCGAGCCACGATTCCCTCGGGCCGGACGAACACGCCAGCAGATCAGAACCCAGTTCATATGTGAACTACACAGTTTCCATTCGATGCATGCTTGCGACAGCTCAAACCCATCTCTGATCTGAGATTCATTAATGAAGATTCAGCttgcttttattcatttaacagatGCTTTAAACCAGAATGACTTTGGAAACATGTGATGCGCTGCAATAAAAAGCCCCAAAACTGCTCAGAGGAATAAACGAGAGACAATAGAGAGAAACGCTTTTAGTCGAGTCGATGAAACAGACAAGAAATAACCTGCCATTATAATTATTCGTGCATttagtttttaacaaaaaaGGCTTACATTAAAAGTTGTTTGAGGAAGGATAACTCAGGATTATTATACAtgtgtttttaatgcattgagTCTATGGTCTTTGAGTTTTCTGAAGATTCATTTTGTCTTTGTGGAGATGGAACAGTAAAGATTGACGGAAACAAAGCTGGAAGCTGGGACTCGAGCTCGGGTCACCCGAAGCACACGTGCACCACACAAAGCTGTTCAGGCCCTGACGAAACCTTGTCCTGTTTTACATTTGATGAACGTGCTCTGAGAGGGTCTCTGTATCTCAGCTCAAACACTCGCCGTCCTTCGGGCACAAACCGAGTCTCGCTGGAGAGGGTTGCGTTACGCCGTGACAGAATCACTCAGCTGCACATCATTCAGATAATTGAGCTCAGGCCTGAAGTCAGTGGACCGTCCCGTACATGAACATCCCCACGGCCCGAGCCAGACTATAAAACAGAGGATCCTTCAGGAGCAGCTGCAGTGGAGATGAACTCGGACGCTTTGACGCGAGGCCTGCTCTTTCTGTCTCTGACCGCGGCCGGAGTTCCAGGCAACGCCGCCGTCATCTGTGCCTTCGTCTCGGTGGCGTTTCACGAGGGCCGCCTCTCGCCCGCCGACGCCATCGTGCTGCACCTGGCCTCCGCAAACCTGATGGTGGTGGGCATCCGCTgcctgctggaggtcctggccACCTTCCAGATCTACAACGTGTTCGACGACACCGGCTGCAAGACGGTCATCTTCGTCTACCGCACGTCCAGGTCTCTAatgttatattacattatatgtgaccctggaccacaaaaccagtcataagggtcaattttttacaattgagatttatgcatcatctgaaagctgaataaataatctctccattgatgtatggtttgttggacaatatttgtctgagatacaactatttgaaaatctggaatctgagggagcaaaaacatctaaatattgagaaaatctcctttaaagttgtccaaatgaagttcttagcaatgcatattactaatcaaaaatgaagttttgatatatttacggtaggaaacttactaaatatcttcatggaacatgatcttaatatcctaatgatttttagcataaaagagaaatgtataattttgagccatacaatgtattgttggttattgctgcagatatagctgctgcttatgactgcttctgtgctgcagggtcacacatgatattaccagtcaaaagtttttgaacagtaagatttttaatgttttttttaaatgttttttaatgaagtctcttctgctctccaagcctgcatttatttgatacaaagtacagcaaaaaaaagttttaaatattttttactattttaaattcatatgTAATTTATCCtttgatttcaaagctgaatttttagcatcattactccagtctcacgatccttcagaaatcattctaatattctgatttgctgctcaaaaaacatttattattattattatgttgaaaacagtggaGTAGAatgttttcaggtttctttgatgaatagaaagttcagaagaacagtatttatctgaaatagaaatcttttgtaacattataaatgtcttcatcatcacttttgatcaatttaaagcatccttgctaaataaaagtattcatttctataataaaataaattaattagaaaataattatactgactccaagcttttgaatggtgtagtgtataatgttacaaaagctttttatttcagataaatgctgatcttctgaactttctattcatcaaagaatcctgaaagaattctactctgctgttttcaacataataataataataatagtaatcatatcaatcagaatattagactgatttctgaagatcacgtgacactgaagactgcagtaatgatgctgaaaatacagctgcgtcacagaaataaattacagtttaaaataaattcaaatagaaagcatgtattttaaatagtaaaaatattattttttttactgtttttgctgtactttagatcaaataaatgcttgagagcagaagagaatctgtttgaaaaacattaaaaatcttactgatcaaaaacgtttgactggtagtgtacagtatattatatgATAATATCTGATATTACAAGatgttataatataatttctttacaaTATTTGTGACAATAAAAGCCGCACTGCCTCCGCAGGTCTCTGTCGATCTGGCTGACGTTCGTGCTGAGTGTGTATCAGTGTCTGAGCGTGGCTCCGCCGGGCTCGCGTTGGGCCTCCGCCCGCGCTCTGCTCGCCCAGAACCTGCCCGCTGTGTTTCTGTCTCTGTGGCTGATCAACACCTCCATGAGCGCCGCTCCGCTGCTGTTCGCCGTCGGGGCCCGGAACGACTCCAGACTCCTGCAGAACGGCATCAACGTGGAGTTCTGCTTCCTGAGCTTCCCGTCCAAGCTGTCGCGGGACGCTAACGGCGCGGCGCAGGTGGGGCGAGACGTGGTGCCCATGGCCCTGATGGCAGCGGCTAGCCTGGTGCTGCTGGCGTTCCTGCTCCGCCACAGCCGGCGGGCGAGGGGTCTGCGGGGCGACGGGGCCAGACGGGGCCCCTCCGCGGAGCACCGCGCCGCCCTCACCGTCGTCACGCTCGTCTCGCTCTACCTGCTGTTTTACGGGGTGGACAACGGGCTCTGGGTTTACACGCTGACCGTGCCGCAGACGCTGGGCTCCTCGCTCATCTCAGACCTGAGGATCTTCTTCTCGTCTCTGTACGCCGCCGTCAGTCCCGTCGTCATCATCGTCTCCAACAAGAAAGTTAATAAACAGCTGAATTGTGGGAAAGAGCCAAAGACAATCTCGGACACGGCTCAACCCAAAGATTGACGGACGGTCGTGTCTAAACGAGAAAATACGCCGCTATTTGGGAGAAATGTAAGGACTCGTTTTGTGTCAGCTGTCTTTAATTCTTTCACTGAAAACACAGAGTTTTCCAGGGTTCTTGTCTTATTACGCTCTCCTGAATGAGTCTGGAAACTCTCGATCAAAAACAGAGACGAGGAAGACGCAGAAACTAGCGATCTCATATGTATGCATATGGAAAATAATGCAATCATCAATAATAAACAGCATATGAATAAAAACTGCGTAATGTTGCAGAGTGAAATGTCGATCCAGGACTGTGAAGCTTTGGGTTACTGCTGGAAGCCATCTACTGCATCCTTGCTTcgataatattactgaatatgatccagatgtagtatttgataaaaatgcagatgtagtaattattattattattatttttttaaagaaacctACCTATGTTCAAGTGTTGATAAAAAGAATgcttgaagctagaataaaatagatttttgttgttgtttaaaagtAGAAAAACTTGCAAACACATTATTAATGAAAAGATCTTCAGGTATGTcattctgttttaatatttgcCAGATTGATTTATGGGTAAACATTCACTCTTCTGCAGGTTTAGTTTATACCCAGTAAATAGATGCAATTGGATCGGTAACGTAGAGTAATAAGTCGCCAGCGTATAACGCTAATTTATGCTTGATCCTCTTGCGGATTATACCTTGAAATACAGGAAGTTTTCTAAGCATTACTGAAAGGGACTCGATagataccattataaaccattagctttttccagtaaaaccattacaaaactcctttttgtagtgtgttttgggcatttttccaatagaatccatcacataccagtagacaccattatagtcaAGTcgtctttatttatatagcgcttttaacaatacagattgtgtcaatagttcacccaaaaatgaaaacctgATGTCCATCTGCCCACCCCCAGGGCACCCAAGACGCAGGCGACCCCGTGACCCCAgcagaacacaaacgaagatccCCAAACCGCTGCAGTCCGCCAGCCACACAATCCccgagagagaaaaaacatgcacacCAAACCCCGGAAGtgatagtttccattaaaaccattaagtTTTGTATTCGTGATGCAGACTTTACATTCACACGGAGAGACGCAGGTCTGAACGTGCTCTCGTCCACAGACTGACTGCCGCTGTGTTTTCCCAGATGTTCTTCTCCATGTGCTGCGTTCTTCATTCCACTGAAATCTGATCCGTTCCAACAGACTCCGGTGTACTGAAGAACACAAGTCTCGGACGGATCCGTATGAGTCCAGACGCACTGAGAGGAGCTCCAGTGAAAAACAGCAGTGCTTTATATTTCTCACATCTGTGTGTAGTTTGGTTTGTATGTGGCTAATTATTTCATGTTTGTGTGTAGTTACTATGCAAAAATACTCAAAAATCTTTTGAGGATGATCTAATTTCACGATAAATGAGTTATTTGAACCAATGCTTCTGCAAATGCAAGGCTTCTTTGAAGATATGAACGCAACATGCAAAGCTTTGACCACTGGACAGCCTGTGTTAcgaataatgactgttttgagttttgtgtgtagagttttgaaGAACGACATCAAGGTTTTGAAATTGGTGACAAAATGATTGTAAATAAAAcctgtaaaaatgacaaaaacacaacaaaattagttttacatgaaattaaaataaaacagaaaatataaaaagtggACACTTTCATTAGTGTTAGAGGAGTCAAAATTACCTgccaatataaaacacacacaaacgtcCCTTTATGAAGCTGGAGTTTATCAGCTGATTACCATCAGACACTGAAGAGAAGCTCTGAGCTGAATCCAGACGGCTGAAGTGTGTCTGAACACCTTTACCTGCATCAGGTGCTCAGAACAAGCCCCGCCCCCTCACAGCCACGGCTCCGCCCATGAGACGCTCCTCACAAACGTCTTCAATTCTTTCATGTGTCTGTTTTTCACTCTTAAAACAGTTAAAAGCAGGTGGAAATGTGTATAATGTGCTAATATCCTGATCCATACTCCATTCCAGTCCGTGGCGCTAATGCACCAAAAACTTAGGTTGCCCACCGCCAATAAACACCagagaagaagaagcagaagcAGAAGCAGAAGAAGAGTGGAGCATGAGTGAGTTGGTAGATCTGTGTTTATCTGTCATATTGTGATAATGTTTATGCTGCTAGTGAAGCGTTCTGCAGCAGCGAAGCTCAACACAGCTGTATCGGAGAAAGCTTCATTACTCGAAGCTTTTCAACACGCTTTTGATCGTAACATCAGGAACCGCTGCTCTTCTGATTCACTTCATAAAGAGTGGTGTGCGTGTTATTTACATGCGTGTTTAGCGCCGTTATCgtgttatatttaatattagagAAGATGTATACTGAGGTGAATGTTGATGTTCACGCACTGCTCATAACTTCAGAGCACAGCTGTGAGTGCTGTAGCGTCATTCGCCAGATGCCCcgccccctcctcctcctccgcccctcattggagaaaaaccACATTCAGAAAGAAGCGCGCGACGCTGTCATCCAATCGGTGACAGAAGCAGACGCAGAGAGGATGACGTTCTTTTAGCCTCATTGTTACAgtgtttttataatgtattaattatcacggGCTGTAATAAAACACAAGTATTCATATCCTAATACTGAGTGAATACATCTGGCTCTAATAGTCTTTTGACTTcatgaatacacataaatgacagcttaatgattttaatttttttaataatattatataatattttctttttaaatataatatatattataatttaatataatacgttatatttttttctataatatttatgtggcatttcgttttttttatgtaatttatttgatagttatgtatacattattttattttaaatggaagaaaaacctgtttttgacctcagaATAAAGCACTTTGCCTCTGAACGTGGCTgcggggacgagcagttttgtggtgtattgtttcattttaatatatatatatatatatatatatatatatatatatataaaaaaatgtaaccaagtgtttttcaagtgtaatatttctataaagaaaaatggacatttccatagaatgagCCCTGTATATTTCAGGCTGTAAATATGTGGCTATGTTACGGATCCTctttgaagctcttgtgctTTTCTCCTCTTCTGTTCTGCTCACAGATGATCGGAGACGAGTTTTGATCAcacttttgttgcagtttgataatttttttatttattttttttaaaattacacattaataagaaattaattccaCCTAATTGTGAAAAGACATATCGAGGGAATACACTCCAAACAGAAGACTGATTATGGAGAAAGCGTCTCAACCAAttgatttttaaagtgttattgaGAGAATCAAAGTCAGTAAAATTTAAGCCGCCCTTACtgtaagaatttaaaataacagattttcTAATATAATGAGATAAACGATGATTGAGGCAACTTCCAGTCAGCCTCCTTTTAGACAGAAAAACATCCTTTTGGggatttttttatcaaaatgtgctttttaccttgtcaTCACTTATTTTacaatcaagatgtttttaacattttaaaacacattctcaTGTTAGCAGACAGATTACACTTTCACATGTGACCAACAATTCCTCAATAAATATCATAATccaatattatcaaaatattcatcTGACGGTGGCGACAAAAACCTGAATTTGTAGTCATTTTAACTATCAAATACTTTGAATCaatcaattactttattaaaacaaacacaacaaactgcGAGTTATTGTTAA
The sequence above is a segment of the Onychostoma macrolepis isolate SWU-2019 chromosome 22, ASM1243209v1, whole genome shotgun sequence genome. Coding sequences within it:
- the LOC131530114 gene encoding rho-related GTP-binding protein RhoA-D-like, yielding MAAIRKKLVIVGDGACGKTCLLIVFSKDQFPEVYVPTVFENYVADIEVDSKQVELALWDTAGQEDYDRLRPLSYPDTDVILMCFSIDSPDSLENIPEKWTPEVKHFCPNVPIILVGNKKDLRNDEHTRRELFKMKQEPVKPEEGRDMANRICAFGYMECSAKTKDGVREVFEMATRAALQARKGKKNSKCLLL
- the LOC131530112 gene encoding olfactory receptor class A-like protein 1: MHLRWTLTAPLCLLVGFRRLPRVRSAVYIHPWTSGSLQSGRSSHMDLCVTIKGVSFLLQTGLGILANALVLLAYAHMSLTEAHLQPVDSILSHLAFADLLLLLTRGVPQTMTLFGMRNLLDDAGCKVVIYVYRVARALSVCVTCMLSVFQAATVAPGLSGLKLRLPRLVVPTFAALWFLNMAVCIAAPLFSVAPRNGTVPPFTLNLGFCHVDFRDNLSYVINGVAVSVRDFAFVGVMLGSSGYILVLLHRHGRAVRGLRRSQGASMETRAAKTVVMLVVLYAVFFGIDNVIWIYMLTEPRVSPVVADMRVFFSSCYAALSPFLIISSNKKVKARMVCASSSPDQERQAEDPKPAKD
- the LOC131530113 gene encoding olfactory receptor class A-like protein 1 is translated as MNSDALTRGLLFLSLTAAGVPGNAAVICAFVSVAFHEGRLSPADAIVLHLASANLMVVGIRCLLEVLATFQIYNVFDDTGCKTVIFVYRTSRSLSIWLTFVLSVYQCLSVAPPGSRWASARALLAQNLPAVFLSLWLINTSMSAAPLLFAVGARNDSRLLQNGINVEFCFLSFPSKLSRDANGAAQVGRDVVPMALMAAASLVLLAFLLRHSRRARGLRGDGARRGPSAEHRAALTVVTLVSLYLLFYGVDNGLWVYTLTVPQTLGSSLISDLRIFFSSLYAAVSPVVIIVSNKKVNKQLNCGKEPKTISDTAQPKD